AATCCGCCCGCCGCAAACCCCAGCCAGCCGGCCGGACCCCAAGCATGACCCCCGCAGCCCGCGTGCAGGCGGCGATCGATCTGCTCGACGAGATTCTCGAAGCCGCCCGGCGCGGCGGCGCGGCGGCGGATACGCTCATCGCGCGCTATTTCGCGACGCGGCGCTATGCCGGCAGCAAGGACCGGCGCGCGGTGCGCGAGCTCGCCTATGCGGCGATCCGGTTATGCGGGGAGGCGCCCGTCACCGGCCGCGCGGCGATGCTCGCGGTGGCGGCGCGCGATCCGGCGCTGGCGGCGTTGTTCACGGGCGAGGGCCATGCGCCCGCGCGGATCGCGCCCGACGAGCCGGTCGCGGCCGAGGGCGTCGCGCCCGAATGGCTTCGCACGGCGCTGGCCGCATCGGGTCTCGCCGATGCCGAGCTCGCCGCGCTGGTCGAGCGCGCGCCGCTCGATATCCGCATCAACCGGCTCGTCGATGTGGCCGTGGCGATCCCCGGTGCCGAGCCGATCCCTGGCCTGCCCGATGCGCTGCGGCTGCCCTCGGGCGTCAACGTCGAGGCGCTGCCCGAATGGGCGGCGGGTGCCATCGAGGTGCAGGACGCCGGCAGCCAGATCGTCACGCTTGCGGCGCAAGCCGCGCCGGGCCAGCGCATCGTCGATCTCTGCGCAGGCGCCGGCGGCAAGACGCTCGCGCTTGTCGTGGCAATGATGAATGACGGTGCGATCTTAGCCAGCGAT
This genomic stretch from Sphingomonas panacis harbors:
- a CDS encoding RsmB/NOP family class I SAM-dependent RNA methyltransferase, which produces MTPAARVQAAIDLLDEILEAARRGGAAADTLIARYFATRRYAGSKDRRAVRELAYAAIRLCGEAPVTGRAAMLAVAARDPALAALFTGEGHAPARIAPDEPVAAEGVAPEWLRTALAASGLADAELAALVERAPLDIRINRLVDVAVAIPGAEPIPGLPDALRLPSGVNVEALPEWAAGAIEVQDAGSQIVTLAAQAAPGQRIVDLCAGAGGKTLALVVAMMNDGAILASDSDRGRLSRLLPRATRASASIVTTRLLDPGREAEALADWADEADCVLIDAPCSGTGTWRRNPEARWRLTPDRLARLVETQGRLLDVGAALVKPGGALVHIVCSLLDAEGAGQVARFLVRHPRWRAEPLALPAGRAHGDGMRLTPAHDGTDGFFVARLRAPC